From Mustela erminea isolate mMusErm1 chromosome 1, mMusErm1.Pri, whole genome shotgun sequence, a single genomic window includes:
- the PPM1M gene encoding protein phosphatase 1M isoform X3 gives MSAGWFRRRFLPGGPLPAPRPPRPRASPVPYRRPRFLRGSGSGPGPADAPRRSDARPVRSPARGRALPWNAGYAEIINAEKSEFNEDQAACGQLCIRRCEFGAEEDQEWLALCSEELLTGHYWALFDGHGGPAAAILAANTLHSCLRRQLEAVVEGVVATRPPMHLSGHCVCTSDPQFVEEKGIRAEDLVIGALESAFQECDEVIGRELEASGQVGGCTALVAVSLQGKLYVANAGDSRAILVRKDEIRPLSSEFTPETERQRIQQLVGILQREAVDPQLVSPQSPEATREPDLCLASLPEAFVYPELLAGEFTRLEFPRRLKGDDLGQKVLFRDHHMRGWSYKCVEKSDLKYPLIHGQGRQARLLGTLAVSRGLGDHQLRVLDTNIQLKPFLLSVPQA, from the exons ATGTCCGCCGGCTGGTTCCGGCGCCGCTTTCTGCCGGGGGGTCCGCTCCCCGCGCCGCGGCCCCCCCGGCCGCGCGCCAGCCCAGTGCCCTACCGGCGGCCCCGCTTTCTGCGCGGCTCGGGCTCGGGCCCCGGCCCCGCCGACGCCCCGCGCAGATCGGACGCCCGGCCTGTGCGCAGCCCGGCGCGGGGCCGCGCGCTGCCTTGGAATGCAGGCTACGCCGA GAtcatcaatgcagagaaatctgAGTTCAATGAGGATCAGGCGGCCTGTGGGCAGCTGTGCATACGGAGATGTGAGTTTGGGGCTGAAGAGGACCAGGAGTGGCTGGCCCTGTGCTCAGAGGAG CTTCTGACAGGTCATTACTGGGCCCTGTTTGATGGGCACGGCGGTCCGGCCGCGGCCATCCTCGCTGCCAACACCCTGCACTCCTGCCTGCGCCGGCAGCTGGAGGCCGTGGTGGAGGGTGTAGTGGCCACTCGGCCCCCCATGCACCTCAGCGGCCATTGCGTCTGCACCAGTGATCCCCAGTTTGTGGAAGAAAAGGGCATTAGGGCGGAAGACTTGGTGATCGGGGCTCTGGAGAGTGCCTTCCAGGAATGT GATGAGGTGATCGGGCGGGAGCTGGAGGCCTCGGGCCAGGTGGGCGGCTGCACAGCCCTGGTGGCTGTGTCCCTGCAGGGAAAGCTGTATGTGGCCAATGCTGGGGACAGCAG GGCCATATTGGTACGAAAAGATGAGATCCGGCCCCTGAGCTCGGAGTTCACCCCAGAGACTGAGCGGCAGCGGATCCAGCAGCTGGTAGGTATCTTGCAGAGGGAGGCTGTGGATCCCCAACTTGTGAGTCCCCAGTCACCAGAGGCcaccagagagcctgatctgtGCCTGGCCTCCCTACCCGAGGCCTTTGTCTACCCCGAGCTTCTGGCTGGTGAGTTCACCCGACTGGAGTTCCCTCGGCGACTGAAGGGTGATGACTTGGGGCAGAAGGTTTTGTTCCGGGATCACCACATGAGGGGCTG GAGCTACAAGTGTGTGGAGAAGTCGGATCTCAAGTACCCACTGATCCATGGGCAGGGTAGGCAG GCTCGGTTACTGGGAACATTGGCCGTCTCCCGGGGCCTGGGAGACCATCAGCTCAGAGTCctggacacaaacattcagctcAAGCCCTTCTTGCTCTCTGTCCCACAG GCTTAA
- the PPM1M gene encoding protein phosphatase 1M isoform X1, with protein sequence MSAGWFRRRFLPGGPLPAPRPPRPRASPVPYRRPRFLRGSGSGPGPADAPRRSDARPVRSPARGRALPWNAGYAEIINAEKSEFNEDQAACGQLCIRRCEFGAEEDQEWLALCSEELLTGHYWALFDGHGGPAAAILAANTLHSCLRRQLEAVVEGVVATRPPMHLSGHCVCTSDPQFVEEKGIRAEDLVIGALESAFQECDEVIGRELEASGQVGGCTALVAVSLQGKLYVANAGDSRAILVRKDEIRPLSSEFTPETERQRIQQLVGILQREAVDPQLVSPQSPEATREPDLCLASLPEAFVYPELLAGEFTRLEFPRRLKGDDLGQKVLFRDHHMRGWSYKCVEKSDLKYPLIHGQGRQARLLGTLAVSRGLGDHQLRVLDTNIQLKPFLLSVPQVTVLDVDQLELQEEDVVVMATDGLWDVLSNEQVAQLVRSFLPGNREDPHRFSELAQMLIHSTQGKDDGPTGEGQVSYDDISVFVIPLHNQGQRSDGH encoded by the exons ATGTCCGCCGGCTGGTTCCGGCGCCGCTTTCTGCCGGGGGGTCCGCTCCCCGCGCCGCGGCCCCCCCGGCCGCGCGCCAGCCCAGTGCCCTACCGGCGGCCCCGCTTTCTGCGCGGCTCGGGCTCGGGCCCCGGCCCCGCCGACGCCCCGCGCAGATCGGACGCCCGGCCTGTGCGCAGCCCGGCGCGGGGCCGCGCGCTGCCTTGGAATGCAGGCTACGCCGA GAtcatcaatgcagagaaatctgAGTTCAATGAGGATCAGGCGGCCTGTGGGCAGCTGTGCATACGGAGATGTGAGTTTGGGGCTGAAGAGGACCAGGAGTGGCTGGCCCTGTGCTCAGAGGAG CTTCTGACAGGTCATTACTGGGCCCTGTTTGATGGGCACGGCGGTCCGGCCGCGGCCATCCTCGCTGCCAACACCCTGCACTCCTGCCTGCGCCGGCAGCTGGAGGCCGTGGTGGAGGGTGTAGTGGCCACTCGGCCCCCCATGCACCTCAGCGGCCATTGCGTCTGCACCAGTGATCCCCAGTTTGTGGAAGAAAAGGGCATTAGGGCGGAAGACTTGGTGATCGGGGCTCTGGAGAGTGCCTTCCAGGAATGT GATGAGGTGATCGGGCGGGAGCTGGAGGCCTCGGGCCAGGTGGGCGGCTGCACAGCCCTGGTGGCTGTGTCCCTGCAGGGAAAGCTGTATGTGGCCAATGCTGGGGACAGCAG GGCCATATTGGTACGAAAAGATGAGATCCGGCCCCTGAGCTCGGAGTTCACCCCAGAGACTGAGCGGCAGCGGATCCAGCAGCTGGTAGGTATCTTGCAGAGGGAGGCTGTGGATCCCCAACTTGTGAGTCCCCAGTCACCAGAGGCcaccagagagcctgatctgtGCCTGGCCTCCCTACCCGAGGCCTTTGTCTACCCCGAGCTTCTGGCTGGTGAGTTCACCCGACTGGAGTTCCCTCGGCGACTGAAGGGTGATGACTTGGGGCAGAAGGTTTTGTTCCGGGATCACCACATGAGGGGCTG GAGCTACAAGTGTGTGGAGAAGTCGGATCTCAAGTACCCACTGATCCATGGGCAGGGTAGGCAG GCTCGGTTACTGGGAACATTGGCCGTCTCCCGGGGCCTGGGAGACCATCAGCTCAGAGTCctggacacaaacattcagctcAAGCCCTTCTTGCTCTCTGTCCCACAG GTAACCGTACTGGATGTGGACCAACTGGAGCTACAGGAGGAGGATGTGGTTGTCATGGCAACTGATGGTCTCTGGGATGTCCTGTCCAATGAGCAGGTGGCACAGCTAGTGCGGAGCTTCCTCCCTGGCAACCGAGAGGACCCACACAG